A region of the Carya illinoinensis cultivar Pawnee chromosome 16, C.illinoinensisPawnee_v1, whole genome shotgun sequence genome:
CTCGAGAAGCCAGACCAACTATTCCTCTGGCTTCTACAAGCTTCTTTTTGATAATGATAACGTACTCTGCCTTCTTTATGATGGGGCTAAGGTTTCCAGTATTTACTGGCCTGAACCATGGGTTTTGCGCTGGCAAGCCGGAAGGTTCGCGTACAACAGCAGTAGAATCGCAGTGCTTGATTCCTTCGGGAACTTTAGTTCTTCCGATAAATTTACATTTTCGTCAGCCGACTACGGGCAATTGCTGCATAGAAGATTGACCCTTGATTACGATGGTAATCTCCGGTTGTACAGTTGGGACAAGGAGGGCGAGATGTGGGTTGTTTCATGGCAGGCCTTTCAGGTACCTTGTATTATTCATGGTGTTTGTGGGGCTAACAGTATATGCAGCTATGTTCCGGGTATAGGCAGAAATTGCTCGTGCCTTCCAGGATATACGATGATAAATCATACCGATTGGTCTCAAGGGTGTGAACCCGAATTTGATCTCTCTTTTGAGAAGAACGTGTTTGATTTTTTGCGGCTATCCCATCTTGATTTCTATGGTTATGATTACAATAACTACCCCAATTATACACTTGATCAATGCAAGAAGTTATGTTTGGAATTGGCCGAGTGCAAAGCATTCCAATATACATTTGGGACGACTATTGGTTATTCAAATTGTTACCCCAAGATTCTATTGATGAATGGACATCGTTTGCCTTCTTTTGAAGGAAGCTTCTATCTTAGAGTGCCAAAAAATAATCTCCTCTCCTCCAACGCCAATCTTGTAGAAGAAATGCGTTTAAATTGTTCAAGTGAAGGTCCCTTGCTACTTGAAAAGGCGTACTTAAGAAGCCGGGTAAATGGTACAGTGAAATTcatgctcttgtttgtatgtgGATTAGGAGGACTAGAAATTGTGGGCATCTTTTTGGTGTGGCTTCTCTTGTTTGGAACCCCTAAAAGTTCTAGTGCAAACAAGCAAGGCTATCTTCTTGCCATCACTGGATTCAGAAAATTTAACTATTCAGAGCTCAAGAAGGCCACAAAGGGTTTTACTGAGGAGATTGGAAGAGGTGCAGGAGGGATTGTGTACAAAGGGGTGTTGGCAGACAATCGAGTTGCAGCAATCAAGCAACTCTACGAAGCTCACCAAGGAGAAGATGTGTTTCTAGCAGAAGTGAGCATCATTGGTAGGCTTAACCACATGAACTTGATAGAAATGTGGGGTTATTGTGCCGAGGGAAAGCAGAGGCTTTTGGTGTCAGAGTACATGGAACATGGTTCATTGGCAGACAACCTCTCTTCTAATTCACTTGACTGGAAGAAAAGGTTTGAAATTGCTTTGGGCACTGCAAAAGGCCTGTCTTATTTGCATGAAGAGTGCTTGGAGTGGGTTTTACATTGCGACGTAAAACCTGAAAACATATTCCTAGACTCTTACTATAAACCAAAGGTGGCAGATTTTGGGCtgtccaaactacaaagcaGAGGAGAGCTAGATAATTCAAGTTTCTCAAAGATGAGAGGAACCCGCGGATACATGGCTCCAGAGTGGTTATTCAATCTGCCAATCTCCTCTAAAGTAGATGTTTATAGTTACGGGATTGTTGTGTTAGAGATGGTGACGGGAAAGGACGCAGCAAAGGGTGTCCATGCCATAGACAATGGAGGGGAGCCACAACATAAAAGGCTTGCGTCGTGGGTGAGGGAAAAGAAGAACAGGGCGACTTCAACTAAGTCCTGGCTTGAAGAGATCATAGACCCAAGGTTGGAAGGCAAATATGACATAGGAAAGATGGAAACTCTGATTGGGGTTGCTTTGCAATGttcagaggaagaaaaagatgcaAGACCCAGCATGAGACAAGTCGTCGAGATGCTTTTGGCCCAAGAAAATGATCACCAGTGATGGCAGGCAAGGCATACATGAAGAAAGACTAGATTGATTTTCTGCTACccagaacaaaagaaaaagaaaattagaaccAGAAGgaagatttattttctgttAGTGTTGTAGCAATGATATCTTGCTTAGCgttcattaataaaaataatgttgtgCAATACTCttttttaagtaaataaattatctcTTTGAACTTCAATACTCTCATGCAACAGCAATCAATGGTTTTATGAATTCTGTTATTTTTTCTACTCTCTAAACAGTATATGCCGACGACGGACTTCTATCATTGGAAAAAGTTAATCGCCATTCATGTCCCTGACTCCAAACACTTTTGGATTCAATTCTTGCGATAATGAAAGACGTGAGATACCGAGGAAGAGTTAAGGCTTTGTTTGGTTACgggatgagataaaagttgaaagttaaataaaatattattaaaatataataatttaatataatttttattttaaaattaagaaaagattgaattgattattatatcttgtattggaatttggaaaagttgtaatgaatatataaaatgagatgaaatcagATAATTTGATGTGTTGATGTGTAACTAAGCGTCACTTTTATAGGTATTGAAGCTGCATATATTGTTTAGAAGTGCCACTTGTGTTACTCTATCCGAGGAATACTAGGTATAAAAGTGTGCAAGCGTtgcatacctttttttttttttttggatctcttctagaaaaagtgatttttttaatattttataaaatgattacacGATCTTTGTATAATTAGAATTTGAGTTGCTTTACAGCCACACATGGGGGATCCTGATTGGAGATGTTgccaatgcttttttttttccatgttttttttaacacttttaagtatatatttttaaaaaatccacaatattattaaaaaatacttcttcaattattaagagcattggcattggtttggccaaattcatctttaaatttggccaatatcaaCACCGTTTTACATTTGCCTAtccatcaaaattcaatccccacattagattagccattcattctctatataataataaaatattattaaattaataaaatttttatttaatttattttctcacattttgtaattctaccaattaaatattaataataattatattatattacattaatattattatattataattaaattaatattaaaaaagtattattaaattttaataataattatattctaattaaattaatattagaaaaagtattattaaatgttaataataattatattaaattaaattaatattaaaaaaaagtgttattagatgttaatagcaattatattctaattaaattaatattaaaaaattattattaaatgttaatagtaattatattctaattaaattaatattaaaaaagtattattaaatgttaatagtaattatattctaattaaattaatattaaaaaaagtattattaaatgttaataataataataattatattatattatattaatattacaaaaaagtattattaaatgctaatagtaattatattctaattaaattaatattaaaaagtattattaaatgttaataataattatattctaaatgttaaatgttaattatattctaattaatttaatttatttgtttggaatgagaaattaatattttaatgtttgatgaatgaatagtgGTCTTCCATCTTTAGTCAACCACTGtagcaaaattttaaattattttagatttgccAAGTCCAATGTGAAGgatttttgagttaaattatgtaaaatttgatcaAACATCTCATTTGACCAAGCCAATGTGAACGCcctaaataagtaaaaaaatgaaaaacctgTCGATATCCCCATCAGGTAGGGGTGCTAGCCACCACCTACAGGGAAGTGTAGCCCCCTCCCCGCCTCCCTTCCCCTCATGGGTGGGGGTTGGAAGTTTCCCCTCGGAATCCGCTCCTGCAAATGGGGGGTGGGGTATTGGGGTGCGTGGGCGAACACCCCATCTGTCCAGCCTCCTTGCCTGCATAAATTGATCATTGGCCCAATCATATTTCTAGGTCCAAAATGgcttaaaaaaacatttaatgTGCCAAAACTAGTCCAAAACCTATTTTTGGACCATTTTGGTTgactaaaaaaatacaaaattaaaaataacaaaaataagttACAATAATAgagattattaattataaactaCTAAGTTGCAACTATTAACTAATAATCATAAATAAGCGATTACAATGATAATTAAAcaaaactattacaaaattacaaattcatctaaaaatattacaaattgtaCTATTGTAGCAACATTACAATTAACTAGATTAACAAAAGAATAACATTTCATTTTTCAATGGAATTTGTGGTGACAGTGGCCATGGTGGTAGAAAAGTAAGTGAGTTGTGCTGACTACTATGAGAAGGTGAGAATTGAGATCATTAAACCTgaaacattaataatttaaaaagaaaacaaaatagaattatgaacatgaaacaaaaattaaaaataaaaacatatattagaaatgtaaaaattacaaacattaaAAGTACTAACCAAGATGAGATTGGATCATTGGGATCAAGATGAGAGTAGATCACATCATCATTAGGTCCTTAGGAAATTAGGATTAGGATTCGACACATGACATTGAGAttataaaagctaaaaaaatacaagcaaaataattagataccaaaaattatataaatataaaaaaaaaattaaggaacaAATTGTGCAAAAACCAATGACAAATGGCAATTGTGAATCCAATACACACAAAGTCATACTGTAGCGAATCTAATCATAGACGTCGTCTCATGTATCACTAcaataattaaatttgaaattaataccgattaaatgaatataaataaattaaaataataaaatgaaatcaattaCCATATTGTCCAAATCTAGgttgatcaccaccctcattcTCATTGGCCTCTTGAAAGTTAAGAACATCCGAAACATGAATTAGGATCCCCTTGGCCCAATTATGTGTGCAAATCAATGTCTCCACAGTGATAGCAGATAATGAACTAAGGAATGGATCCAATATGTGTCATACAGTgttaaaggctgactctgaggctaCGGTGCTAATAAGGATGGCCAAAATATTCTAAGCTATCTCTCCAAGGACGGGATACTTCACGACATTAGTCTTCTACCAAGCTAATATATCAAAGTCTTGTGCAAATGGTTGAATGTTTGCTGCCAAGTATCTGTCTAACTCTGACTGAGCCTCTGTAGGATGACGGACTATGGAGTTATGCTCCAACCTCTCACTCCAGTCCAACCTACACTTTTTTCCAACTCTGGCTTCTGGAGGAGGTGGAGGGTAGGTGTAGGTGTTGGAATATTACCACCCTTGAAGACGGTAAGCTCATCAAACAATCTAGCAAGGATTTTCCTAACCCTTGGCGCAATAAGCTCCACCCATGCAGTCCCGTGTGCAATTCCCAATCCCTATACTATACCATCAATCTTAAACTGGAGATAAAAAACAATagccacatataacaaaatattagaCCTACTGAAATCTCCTCAATACTTGTCATACTTCACCCTTATCATCAATGCCATTTCCCACATCCTAATATGGTTACTCACACCCATGTCatccaattcttttttttaccctacatatttgatGACAGaaatgtagggtacaaagaactagATAGCTTCGTTGTGATCTCGTAGAAAagcctaaaaaaatttacaaaagtaGCAACAACCTCCTAATCATCATCAATATGCTTACCCAATCCCCCATGCTCATCAAAATGTCTGTGACGACCAAGAATTTAGCTAAACCTCTTAGTtattttggtatattttttCGGGCCAAGCAAGGTAGGGTAACCCATTTAGAGACTAGAATAGAATACTAAGCATCTAAGGCCTTGAGAAAGGCCCAAGCCCATAAGTGATTTGGCCTCTATAGCgaaattagggttttgaagcCCATTAGAGTTAGGGTACACACACAACCAAATTCTTGGACAACACTTGTTATCCAATGGAACCTAAAACTAAGGCTTGAGAAATCTGGACTGAATTTAGGGAAGAGATGTGAGAGAGTCTAGGGTTTGGTCTTGCAAGCCTACCTTAGGGGATAACCCCATTATTGCCATGTGTCATGCATACAAGAAGGCTTGCTTGTAAGATGGAGGTGTTGTAACACTTGTCACTATTAGAAGGAAGTTCTAGAAGGGAAATGATAAGACTTTGGGAAAGTGGAGCCTAGGGAAAGCCAAGGGGCAATGCATGGCAATCATAGAAGAAGAGGGTTTCGGTTTCTAAGAAAAATTTCCATGTTTCAAAGAAGACGAAGGGTTTTGCCTTTGGAAGGGGCGAAATCCACTTGGGGAAATGAAGGGGCACACGCCTAGGGTTTCTAAAAGAATTTTGGTGGGAAATCTTTGGGATGGATGAAACTTGGGAAGGATGCTTGCCACCTACATTGTCTAATCACAAGTCTCGAGTACTTTGGGAAGATGAAGGGCCACCTTGGGAGTTGAAGAGATTTTCGGCAGCCATTATACACACTCCACTTGCCACTTGGCAAGTATGCACACAGGTAGAAGATTTAGGGTTTTGAAAATTACCCTTCTACCATTTGATACAAGGAACCTAGACACTTGAAGAAGAGCAAAGATGGAACTAGGGTTCAGTTTGGAGGTCTTACACGCTACTTAGGATTTGGTTCTAGTTCCAACACAATCTCATGATGAGAGAAAGGAAAGAGGCACACGGTGGGGATGCCATTTGGCATCCATGCACCAAGGTTTTGTTTCTAGAGGAGGGAGAACACGCCTAGAAGAAGATGGAACCAAAAGACCAAGAGTCTTTTTGGACTTTTGAAGACAAGCATAGAGAGTTTTGGTCACTTACTTTCTCTCTATTCTCTACCATTTTCTCCTTACCCAAACACCATTCATGCCACTTCCTATCCTCTCAAGTTTTGTTCTAAGTATTTGCAAAGACTAGGATCATCTTCCTTCAAGGGAAGCCACGAGGTAAGGATGAACCAACCATCTCTTTCTTGTTTCTCGCACACGGCCAACATGAGGGAATGCTTCGGTTTTTCCCATATGTTCTTCATGAACATATgagctcacacacacacacacatgaccATGGAAAGGAGAATGTTTTTGGTTTTGGGGTGATTTTCCACATAAGTACACACATACACACCATATTCGGAATGCTTTGGGTTTTCTTTCAAGAGTTAGAATCAAAACCAGTTTTGGTTAAGTTGTGAGGATGAATGTTTTGAGAAGGAAAGGAAGGCCACAACctaagcatgatttttggaaagATTAGGGTTTctcttgttttgaaaaaaaaaaaacctagagcACTCACTCACTCATGCACGACTTAGGGTTTAGAAAGAATGGATTCTTATGACCTTGTTATTACATTTCtaagattttcttattttacatgcatgttggatttttgtaagtaaattttTAACTTACAATCAGGTATCCTATGTATATGTTATGTAAActtgttgtttgtttgcttgaATGATTGTTTTGAGGTGATGATACTCTACCATGTTATATAATCGGTTTCTTACATGTTTACTTACCATGTTGTTGAAatggtttattattatttgatttacaTCATGGAAATAAGATGTGATGCCATATCTAGGGTTCGGACTtgcatgttttaaaatatttgtggaTACTTGTTGCATAACCGAATTTTTTAGAAGTTCAAGTCCATGGAATACTTGCTttgtctcatatatatatatatatatatatatatatatatatatatatatttacttggATGATTTCGGCTACATATGTATGTTCATTGATAATATATCTCACCGAACACATTTGAAAATTCTAAGTTCATGAAAAGTTGGTGTAATGTGTATTTCAATGTTGATATGTTTCAGTCATGACCATGGATGATGTGTTATCAATATGTGTTTGAAGTTCTAAGCAAATATTCATGCATGCTAGGGTTTACATGTTTCAGCCATGCATAGTATATGTGAAAACATGAATGCTTTGTTCCTTATTTACTGTTTAAATGccttaaaagtttttttattaagaaCATGGTCgtatgttctaatattttcaagctatAACACAGAATATACATGGTTGCATATGATTTCATAATGTATGGTTATGTTGAGTCACATCAAGCATTAGTATATGTCTCATGAAAATACAATACTTCATAGTCCATGTCACATTCATTGGgtttgtgaaattattattattatttttttaaaagagtcaCTTAAAGTTTTGTCAggaccccaaatgctaggacGGGGGAATGCCCTAGTGGAACTCTTATGTCCACTCAGGAGTGATTAAAATAGAGTTGTAACCCCTGGGTCGATGAAGTATAGTCGACCGACCTTAAATGgttcttaaaagaaaagaatacgGGAGCGGGGTTACACCTAAAACTAGTAGGTGTCATATGGTGAATGCGAAAAGGTGCACTGTCATATTAAGTATGATTAACTAAGTATGATTAAGAATAAGACATAGTCACCTTGGTCAAAGTGGGCCAATGGATGATGAGGTAACTATGAGGGAACACACGGTAAATAGAGGAGCCGTGAGGTATCCAATTATATGTTAAAGTCAAGAATAAGGTCTTGAGCTCAAAGACATcttatgctatgttatatgaaTAAGAACCCTAGctcatatatatgtttaatgtaTGAGAATGAAATGACAAAAAGATGTTTTTAGGAAAAAGTTATGAAAGATCTGTtacacatgttttcaaaagtcAAGTGCATAAGTACAAGTTCATGTCTATGTATTCATTTTGGTTTAATCTCATATGCTTATGATATCTATTATAcgttatttgtttacttactgagattttttgaaatttcactgtggtaaTTTTCACTACCATTTACTCAcccagaatggtagaagttgtaatAGGATCACAAGAGGAAATCCATAGGGAAGTGCAAGAGACTAGCTCCCTAGATACCTAGGGAGACTCCAAAGAGACATGAGAGCTCTTCGGAGCCATCCATTTTGGAGAGGTTGGAAGTCGCCGACCGGTTTATCACTAAAGTACTATAGCTCTTTGAGGAGCTAAGAGGGATTCTAAACCAGGACAAGGCCAAGTAAGATTGGCCTTGCTAGAAGACATTTTGATGAGGGACCACTAAGATCATCAAATATATAATGTTTTGATGATAGTAAAATAATTGGTCCCATGTTTTTTGTAGTCTTTGAAACAATTATGtattttgaaagattttatgaaatctgATATTTTGGTATTTTGTGCTTTGGTACCatgttatctatttttattctgTTTAACCCAAGTAGAATTTCTGCTATGACATACTACATACTGCTAAATTAATAGTTACATTGCATCTTAACTGTAACGTACGAAAGGTATGTAGCCTTATGTTACATGTCCTGACACTCCAATCCCAAACGGGGGCTAGGGGCGTTGCAATATCTGACATATtaaatgtcttcatcacccaataatgcAAATGctgacttatattcttgggctaCCTCCaatatcaagaaggttgagttccatcttaTAGGAATGTCAGTACAAAGGCCTTTCTTGGACGTTATGCCTGCAAAACTCATAGCAaccttgaatttctccaatctaacAGGAGAAGATCTCATAAATCTTGGGCTACAAAACTCTGCTGTGACATACTACATACTGCTAAATTAATAGTTACATTGCATCTTAACTGTCATGTACGAAAGGTATGTAGCCTTATGTTACATGTCCTGACACTCCAATCCCAAACGGGGTCTGGGGGCGTTGCAATATCTGACATATtaaatgtcttcatcacccaataatgcAAATGctgacttatattcttgggctgCCTCCaatatcaagaaggttgagttccatcttaTAGGAATATCAGTACAAAGGCCTTTCTTGGATGTTATGCCTGCGAAACTCATAGCAaccttgaatttctccaatctaacAGGAGAAGATCTCATAAATCTTGGGCTGCAAAACTCTGTTGTGACATACTACATACTCCTAAATTAATAGTTACATTGCATCTTAACTATCATGTACGAAAGGTATGTAGCCTTATGTTACATGTCCTGACACTCCAATCCCAAACGGGGGCTGGGGGCGTTGCAATATCTTACATATtaaatgtcttcatcacccaataatgcAAATGctgacttatattcttgggctgCCTCCaatatcaagaaggttgagttccatcttaTAGGAATATCAGTACAAAGGCCTTTCTTGGACGTTATGCCTGCAAAACTCATAGCAaccttgaatttctccaatctaacAGGAGAAGATCTCATACATCTCATAGCAATTCTAACCCGGGCAATTGAGTCATCAAGATCTTTCAAACCATCAGTGACAATTAGATTCagaatatgtgcagcacatctcacatgcaaacactCATCAcctaaaattatcttatttgcCTCTTTAAAATAGGTTTTAAGATGTCCGATTGTGACATCATTAGACAAGGCATTATCAACTATAACTCTCAGAGCTTGtgccaacccccactcctttattacGTCCTTCAAGGCCCTTCCCACTGTCTCACTCTTGTGATtgaaaatttaacaaaaatgtcaagtttttttttgtgtaaTGTCCAATGacaatcaacaaaat
Encoded here:
- the LOC122299840 gene encoding putative receptor protein kinase ZmPK1, with the protein product MKFMGTLILFILFSALFAQVTSTNHTLSEGLSLSREKPEDVLTSPNGVFSAGFYSVGDNAYCFAIWFASRPSRIQDRTVVWMANRDQPVNGRKSKLSLLRTGNLILTDAGEFIVWETNTISLSSLELHLYDTGYLVLRTLGGENLWESFDFPTDTLLPQQLLTRNTKLVSSRSQTNYSSGFYKLLFDNDNVLCLLYDGAKVSSIYWPEPWVLRWQAGRFAYNSSRIAVLDSFGNFSSSDKFTFSSADYGQLLHRRLTLDYDGNLRLYSWDKEGEMWVVSWQAFQVPCIIHGVCGANSICSYVPGIGRNCSCLPGYTMINHTDWSQGCEPEFDLSFEKNVFDFLRLSHLDFYGYDYNNYPNYTLDQCKKLCLELAECKAFQYTFGTTIGYSNCYPKILLMNGHRLPSFEGSFYLRVPKNNLLSSNANLVEEMRLNCSSEGPLLLEKAYLRSRVNGTVKFMLLFVCGLGGLEIVGIFLVWLLLFGTPKSSSANKQGYLLAITGFRKFNYSELKKATKGFTEEIGRGAGGIVYKGVLADNRVAAIKQLYEAHQGEDVFLAEVSIIGRLNHMNLIEMWGYCAEGKQRLLVSEYMEHGSLADNLSSNSLDWKKRFEIALGTAKGLSYLHEECLEWVLHCDVKPENIFLDSYYKPKVADFGLSKLQSRGELDNSSFSKMRGTRGYMAPEWLFNLPISSKVDVYSYGIVVLEMVTGKDAAKGVHAIDNGGEPQHKRLASWVREKKNRATSTKSWLEEIIDPRLEGKYDIGKMETLIGVALQCSEEEKDARPSMRQVVEMLLAQENDHQ